A stretch of the Sulfurospirillum sp. UCH001 genome encodes the following:
- a CDS encoding TonB-dependent receptor produces the protein MRKWLFVSLSLLGCSINAFGDSSIEGLLNTIEKKSDLSEKTKLENSGFSTIYTRNDLDMMQVKYLSDIYKYTMDGYRTSRYGLPDPLTYGPVPFSSSMIRVFIDDQEITTAMYGSGMVILGDLDLGFADHIEVYNLSTSFVYSSEPTSTLIRIFSKKADRDAGGSVKGIVTSRGGSTQNVQYIGKENETDYLARISSSYDKRKEYETSKEDLDRDVKRYNLFTSIKDDTQSVLINASKTNKGGWVGPSADASLDTSKIESEDSHIGYSKTFDDLKFSLAYDGLKDHARYKDSLLFYQKGVPINSIESKATSSALSAELKYNTTLGDHHIITGAKYRYKMIKFDFLQMNGVDVPQDGHTRQSIGSLFVEDSYAFADNIVGTLGAQSSNVDNNGGYENEDVQMLRAGITYTNDQWTSKSFVFHTESYIEPYLIGSFYMKSVYPEKMTLDSIAQEFKYEDGPSLYEFFISYAWIQDAPYVNANMRVDTADATTTHLSSYLQYTYQYDAINKITLAYRYKEIDHAGYHQEFRNHQVILRNQNRYHKFDFFEEMFVTRSEYYDNAGFDLTLGVRYNISDNLIVSLKGQNLLNKAEKQTLSRFDFTTFTPMEPLKIPIQERIVMLGVEWLF, from the coding sequence ATGCGGAAATGGCTTTTTGTCTCTTTGTCTTTACTTGGGTGTAGCATCAATGCCTTTGGTGATAGCTCTATTGAAGGGTTATTAAATACCATTGAGAAAAAAAGTGATCTTTCTGAAAAAACAAAGCTAGAAAACAGCGGTTTTTCAACAATCTATACGCGTAATGACCTCGATATGATGCAGGTCAAATACCTCAGTGATATCTATAAATACACTATGGATGGCTATCGCACAAGCCGATATGGCTTGCCTGACCCCCTTACATACGGACCCGTTCCTTTTTCTTCCAGCATGATACGTGTTTTTATTGATGATCAAGAGATTACCACTGCAATGTACGGTAGCGGTATGGTTATTCTGGGTGACTTGGACTTAGGATTTGCAGATCATATTGAAGTGTATAATCTTTCTACTTCGTTTGTTTATTCGAGTGAACCGACATCAACACTGATTCGTATTTTTTCTAAAAAAGCTGACAGAGATGCTGGCGGAAGTGTGAAGGGCATTGTAACAAGTCGTGGAGGATCTACCCAAAATGTTCAGTATATTGGGAAAGAGAATGAAACAGATTATTTAGCGCGTATCTCTTCTTCATACGATAAACGTAAAGAGTATGAAACAAGTAAAGAGGATCTTGATCGAGATGTTAAACGGTACAACCTCTTTACGAGTATCAAAGACGACACACAAAGCGTTCTTATCAATGCCTCAAAAACCAATAAAGGTGGATGGGTCGGTCCTAGCGCAGATGCGAGTTTAGATACTTCCAAAATTGAATCAGAAGATTCCCATATAGGGTACTCTAAAACATTTGATGATCTTAAATTTTCACTTGCCTACGATGGACTTAAAGATCATGCACGCTATAAAGACTCGCTGTTGTTCTATCAAAAAGGTGTTCCTATCAATAGCATTGAGAGTAAAGCCACAAGTTCAGCACTCTCTGCAGAATTAAAATACAACACAACATTGGGAGATCATCATATTATCACGGGAGCAAAATACCGTTATAAAATGATCAAATTTGATTTTTTACAGATGAATGGAGTTGATGTACCACAAGATGGGCATACTAGACAATCCATTGGTTCCCTTTTTGTTGAAGACAGCTACGCATTTGCCGATAACATTGTCGGTACTTTGGGTGCGCAAAGCAGTAATGTTGATAATAATGGTGGTTACGAGAATGAAGATGTCCAGATGTTGCGAGCTGGCATCACCTATACGAACGATCAGTGGACATCAAAGAGTTTTGTATTTCATACAGAGAGTTATATAGAGCCCTATCTGATTGGTTCATTTTACATGAAATCAGTCTATCCAGAAAAGATGACACTTGATTCAATAGCGCAAGAATTCAAATACGAAGACGGTCCGTCGCTTTATGAATTTTTTATAAGTTATGCTTGGATTCAAGATGCACCTTATGTCAATGCTAATATGCGAGTAGATACAGCAGATGCGACAACAACCCATTTAAGTTCATACCTTCAGTACACATACCAGTATGATGCCATCAATAAAATCACCTTGGCATATCGTTATAAAGAGATTGATCATGCTGGTTATCATCAAGAATTTAGAAATCATCAAGTCATACTTCGTAACCAAAATCGCTACCATAAATTCGACTTTTTTGAAGAGATGTTTGTAACACGAAGCGAATACTATGACAACGCGGGGTTTGATCTAACGCTTGGTGTACGCTATAACATTAGTGACAATCTTATCGTTTCACTTAAAGGACAAAACCTACTTAATAAAGCAGAAAAACAGACTCTATCACGTTTTGATTTTACAACATTTACGCCGATGGAGCCTTTAAAAATACCTATTCAAGAGCGAATCGTGATGTTAGGGGTTGAATGGCTTTTTTAA
- a CDS encoding EAL domain-containing protein: MESVFKKCIVDARNLTLLYVEDNVGARAGSMLIFEEFFGRVIEAVDGEDGLEKFKNYHIDLVITDITMPQMNGLEMAAAIRKLSPQTPVLILSAYNEAEYFIESIRLGVEGYLLKPIEIGQFMDVLSQVIEKIRLKAEHDKLQTLLTQYLEVTDKSAIVSKTDKHGVITYVNDAFCTISGFSRDEIIGQKHSIVRHKDTPQELFQDLWKTISSGNLWQGIIKNRCKNGSSYYIKTAIKPILNKKGEVVEYIALYNDITEVMNPKKQLFDYIHSTEEAVVVLLKIEDFATVEDFYSNELIELLERRLGDKLLENIAKACPFEKIYTLGFGEYALAIDKNKCPLIALSLGQKIKELLKEIEEEIIHLNQIEYSASLIASLAFGGKEPYQSAHFGIKKAERKKINFILATDLILEMQAQAQVNMGIIVAVKKALNTSGIISYFQPIIDNKTKKIAKFESLVRLVDENHNLWFPADFLDISKKGRYYTQITQKVLDNSFQALYQTSADITINISAIDIEEQVTRNKLINLLDTHKEHAHRITFELLEDASIKEFDVIKTFIQEVKSRGVSIAIDDFGSGYSNFERLLDYDPDIIKIDGSLIKNIATDDYSISIVKTIVSFANEHNIKTIAEFVENETIFNILYALGVHYSQGYYFGKPQLLEEYKGISGF; this comes from the coding sequence ATGGAATCAGTTTTCAAAAAATGTATTGTAGATGCCAGAAATTTAACACTTTTATACGTTGAAGATAACGTTGGGGCACGCGCAGGTTCCATGTTGATTTTTGAAGAGTTTTTTGGACGTGTTATCGAAGCAGTTGATGGTGAAGATGGTTTGGAAAAATTTAAAAATTATCATATTGATTTAGTTATCACCGATATTACAATGCCTCAAATGAATGGTTTAGAGATGGCAGCAGCGATTCGGAAGCTAAGTCCTCAAACGCCTGTTTTGATACTCTCAGCGTACAACGAAGCTGAGTATTTTATAGAGAGTATTCGTCTAGGGGTTGAAGGGTATCTTCTGAAACCTATTGAAATAGGGCAATTTATGGATGTTTTAAGTCAAGTCATTGAAAAAATTCGCCTTAAAGCAGAACACGATAAACTCCAAACACTTTTAACCCAATACCTAGAAGTTACCGATAAAAGTGCCATCGTTTCTAAGACTGACAAACATGGAGTCATTACCTACGTGAATGATGCTTTTTGTACTATTTCTGGTTTTAGCCGTGATGAAATCATTGGTCAAAAACACAGTATTGTACGGCATAAAGATACACCACAAGAGCTTTTTCAAGATTTATGGAAAACAATAAGCAGTGGAAACTTGTGGCAGGGTATTATCAAAAATCGATGTAAAAATGGTAGCAGTTATTACATCAAAACAGCTATTAAACCTATTCTCAATAAAAAAGGCGAAGTGGTTGAGTATATCGCGCTTTACAATGATATCACGGAAGTAATGAACCCTAAAAAGCAACTTTTTGACTATATCCATAGTACCGAAGAAGCCGTAGTGGTACTTCTAAAGATAGAAGATTTTGCGACTGTTGAAGATTTTTATAGTAATGAATTAATTGAGCTTTTAGAGCGTAGATTAGGGGATAAACTTTTAGAAAATATCGCCAAAGCCTGTCCTTTTGAAAAAATTTATACGTTGGGATTTGGTGAGTATGCGTTAGCTATTGATAAAAATAAATGTCCTTTAATCGCTCTTAGCTTGGGTCAAAAGATTAAAGAGCTTCTCAAAGAGATTGAAGAAGAGATCATTCATCTCAATCAAATCGAATACAGTGCTTCGTTAATAGCTAGTTTAGCATTTGGTGGGAAAGAACCGTATCAAAGTGCACATTTTGGTATTAAAAAAGCAGAGCGCAAAAAGATTAATTTTATTCTTGCCACAGATTTGATTTTAGAGATGCAAGCCCAAGCACAGGTCAATATGGGAATCATTGTTGCGGTTAAAAAAGCGTTAAATACGTCAGGCATTATCTCTTATTTTCAACCTATCATTGATAACAAAACGAAAAAAATAGCAAAATTTGAGTCTTTAGTCAGACTTGTTGATGAAAATCACAACCTCTGGTTTCCCGCAGATTTTCTAGATATTTCTAAAAAAGGGCGTTATTACACTCAAATTACGCAAAAAGTATTGGATAACTCATTTCAGGCGTTGTATCAAACATCAGCCGACATTACGATCAATATTTCCGCTATTGATATTGAAGAGCAGGTCACACGTAACAAACTGATTAATCTTTTAGATACCCATAAAGAACATGCCCATCGCATCACGTTTGAACTACTCGAAGATGCAAGCATTAAAGAGTTTGATGTGATTAAAACGTTTATTCAAGAAGTGAAATCGCGTGGTGTTTCTATTGCTATTGATGATTTTGGAAGCGGCTACTCTAATTTTGAGCGACTCCTTGATTATGATCCAGATATTATCAAAATTGATGGCAGTTTGATTAAAAATATTGCTACGGATGATTATTCTATCTCTATTGTTAAAACGATAGTGAGTTTTGCCAATGAACATAATATCAAAACTATTGCTGAATTTGTTGAAAATGAGACAATTTTTAATATTCTTTATGCACTTGGTGTGCATTATTCGCAAGGGTATTACTTTGGTAAGCCACAGTTATTAGAAGAATACAAGGGAATTTCGGGCTTTTAA
- the thiD gene encoding bifunctional hydroxymethylpyrimidine kinase/phosphomethylpyrimidine kinase — protein sequence MKHCLTIAGSDSCGGAGIQADLKAFSANSTYGMSVITAITAQNTQGVFDVQDITPSVIEHQIEAIFDDIRVDAVKIGMVSRPETIEIIAQTLKKYSLPPLVIDPVMISKSGYDLLQPEAKRALIDILLPMATLITPNLPEAEVIVGYKIDTIELMKKAALDLHKLGCKYVLVKGGHLENDATDVLYDGETFHLLHSARLKTINTHGTGCTLSSAIAANLAKGLPVKEAVEAAKAYITEAITHGFKLGHGVGPVHHFYALYTKAGIES from the coding sequence ATGAAACATTGTTTAACGATTGCAGGCTCTGACAGCTGCGGAGGTGCAGGTATTCAAGCCGATCTAAAAGCTTTTAGTGCCAATAGCACCTATGGCATGAGTGTTATTACTGCCATTACCGCGCAAAATACTCAAGGTGTCTTTGATGTCCAAGACATTACCCCATCCGTTATAGAACATCAAATTGAAGCGATTTTTGATGACATTCGTGTAGATGCCGTAAAAATTGGTATGGTTTCTCGTCCTGAAACCATCGAAATTATCGCACAGACACTTAAAAAATACTCCTTGCCGCCTTTAGTGATTGATCCTGTGATGATCTCGAAAAGCGGATATGACCTTTTGCAACCCGAAGCCAAAAGAGCACTTATTGACATTCTTTTACCGATGGCGACACTTATTACCCCCAATCTTCCAGAAGCAGAAGTGATCGTGGGTTATAAAATCGATACGATTGAGCTTATGAAAAAAGCAGCGCTTGATTTGCATAAACTTGGTTGTAAATACGTTCTTGTTAAAGGAGGGCATTTGGAAAATGATGCCACCGATGTTCTTTATGATGGTGAGACGTTTCATCTGTTACATTCAGCTCGTCTAAAAACCATCAATACTCATGGAACAGGCTGTACCCTTTCTTCTGCCATCGCAGCAAACCTTGCAAAAGGACTACCAGTAAAAGAAGCCGTTGAAGCAGCAAAAGCGTACATTACAGAAGCGATTACGCATGGCTTTAAATTAGGACATGGCGTTGGTCCCGTGCACCATTTTTACGCACTTTATACAAAAGCAGGAATTGAGTCATGA
- a CDS encoding cache domain-containing protein yields MDLHKKLSVFHYFHSIALILLLTFAATFGALSFYNAKAKYEKESVQLQEAYLESKKKILITEVDRFVQQIEEKRRDSYAKTQQLVKSRVYEAHDVASKLYEKYKKTHTDAQIKSIIIETLRLLRYEDNKGYYFITDLNGIEVLFSDRPEMEGKNMLELVNSEGRCVVKGMLDIVHSIKEGYYDYTWSKPFETKDTFKKIAYVKVFEPLGWMIGTGFYLDDMESKLKEDILNDDKHLILDKESGNYLFIGTYEGLSLTYPAKNKNMYAMQDSYGKLIVQELIEKAKRGGGFVEYVMPPLKGQRPLLKMSYVQAIEDWQWYIGAGIYIDDLNHELQELKRTIQEELKRTLYSIAFWMFLFTLFIGGLYLLISRKIRKDFEIFIEFFDSLVTKDQMIDISKVKFKEFEELANHANAMLKAKIFSNKHLEQYKKIVSSSDDFLALIDRNYTYLAISEAYQKFFNKEKEEILGHTMPELYGAQYFVENLKHLSDRVLAGETFEHEFWSYSALGKRFLHTKYFPYYEKEDDPLPMAYVVSARDNTEKKANEDRLIASEKELEYLAHNDALTGLPNRLLLTDRISHAIENSKRQGGMIAVCFIDLDNFKKVNDSYGHSYGDEILKQFALRVQSKIRHCDTLSRIGGDEFILLVENIKEKHEIEIILAKIQTIFEEPFINKAQKFFLSASIGVSVYPDHGTDGEMLIKNADTAMYKAKEAGKNTYAFYTLDMTVASYERVGMENALREAIKEKQFVVYYQPQIDLRTRKLIGLEALLRWNHPLEGILPPGRFIAFTEETHLIVEIGAWILKQTCIDLVGLRKEGLFEGTVSINISGVQIEYSDFLTTLKETIAETKVDPSMLEMEVTESFIMHDPERWIALLKEMQNLGMNIAIDDFGTGYSSLSYLRKLPINKLKIDMSFVKDIPKLEDACAIVNSIITLAQTMKITTLAEGIEHQEQETYLFENGCEQGQGYLYAKPMSLRDLRIWIKKQ; encoded by the coding sequence ATGGACTTGCATAAAAAGTTGAGTGTGTTTCACTATTTTCATAGCATAGCTCTCATTTTACTCTTAACATTTGCAGCTACATTTGGTGCACTTAGCTTTTACAATGCCAAAGCAAAATATGAAAAAGAATCTGTACAGCTTCAAGAGGCGTATCTAGAGTCTAAGAAAAAGATATTGATCACGGAAGTAGATCGTTTTGTTCAACAGATTGAAGAAAAACGCCGAGACTCCTACGCAAAGACTCAACAGCTTGTTAAATCACGTGTTTATGAAGCACATGATGTTGCAAGTAAACTCTATGAAAAATATAAAAAAACCCACACTGACGCTCAAATCAAATCGATAATTATTGAGACCTTACGCTTATTACGCTATGAAGACAACAAGGGATATTATTTTATTACCGATCTAAATGGTATCGAAGTTCTTTTTTCTGACCGCCCAGAAATGGAAGGTAAAAATATGCTTGAGCTTGTTAACAGTGAAGGTCGATGTGTTGTTAAAGGTATGTTGGATATTGTGCATTCTATCAAAGAGGGGTACTATGACTATACATGGAGTAAACCTTTTGAAACTAAAGATACGTTCAAAAAAATAGCCTATGTGAAAGTGTTTGAACCTTTGGGGTGGATGATAGGTACAGGATTTTACCTTGATGACATGGAATCAAAGCTCAAAGAAGACATTCTAAACGATGACAAACATCTCATTCTCGATAAAGAGAGTGGAAATTACCTATTTATTGGAACGTATGAAGGTCTATCTCTTACTTATCCTGCTAAAAATAAAAATATGTACGCGATGCAAGATAGCTATGGTAAATTAATTGTGCAAGAGCTCATTGAGAAGGCTAAGAGAGGTGGTGGCTTTGTTGAATATGTTATGCCTCCGCTAAAAGGACAACGTCCCCTTTTAAAAATGAGTTATGTTCAGGCGATTGAGGATTGGCAGTGGTATATTGGTGCAGGTATTTATATTGATGATCTCAACCATGAGCTCCAAGAGCTTAAAAGAACGATTCAAGAAGAGTTAAAACGAACATTGTATTCGATAGCGTTTTGGATGTTCCTCTTTACCCTTTTTATTGGTGGGCTTTATTTGCTCATTAGCCGTAAAATTCGTAAAGATTTTGAGATTTTCATTGAGTTTTTTGATTCTTTGGTTACAAAAGATCAGATGATTGATATTTCAAAAGTAAAGTTTAAAGAGTTTGAAGAGCTTGCAAATCATGCAAACGCAATGCTTAAAGCAAAAATTTTTAGCAATAAACATTTAGAACAGTACAAAAAAATTGTTTCTAGTTCAGATGATTTCTTAGCTCTGATTGATCGAAATTATACATATTTAGCGATTAGTGAGGCGTATCAGAAATTTTTCAATAAAGAAAAAGAAGAGATATTGGGACATACCATGCCTGAGCTGTATGGTGCGCAATATTTTGTTGAGAATCTAAAACATTTAAGTGATCGCGTTCTTGCAGGCGAAACATTTGAGCATGAATTTTGGTCGTATTCTGCTCTTGGAAAGCGTTTTTTACACACGAAGTATTTTCCGTACTATGAAAAGGAAGATGACCCTTTGCCTATGGCGTATGTGGTTTCTGCCCGCGACAATACTGAAAAAAAAGCTAATGAAGACCGTTTAATTGCTTCTGAAAAAGAGTTAGAGTACCTAGCGCATAATGATGCTCTCACAGGACTTCCAAATCGTCTTTTACTGACAGATCGTATCTCTCATGCCATTGAGAACAGTAAACGTCAAGGCGGCATGATTGCGGTTTGTTTTATTGATTTGGACAACTTTAAAAAGGTCAATGACAGTTACGGGCACTCGTATGGTGATGAGATATTGAAACAATTTGCACTTCGTGTGCAAAGTAAAATTCGACATTGCGATACGCTCTCTCGTATTGGCGGTGATGAGTTTATTTTGTTAGTTGAAAATATCAAAGAAAAACATGAAATTGAAATTATTCTTGCAAAAATTCAAACTATTTTTGAAGAACCATTTATCAATAAAGCTCAGAAATTTTTCCTATCCGCCAGCATTGGAGTAAGTGTGTATCCAGATCATGGTACGGATGGTGAGATGCTCATTAAAAATGCAGATACCGCAATGTATAAAGCCAAAGAAGCAGGGAAAAATACGTATGCATTTTATACACTCGATATGACGGTGGCTTCTTATGAACGTGTCGGTATGGAAAATGCCCTTAGAGAGGCAATCAAAGAGAAACAATTTGTAGTTTATTATCAGCCACAGATAGATCTTAGGACACGTAAGTTGATTGGACTTGAAGCCCTTTTACGATGGAATCACCCTTTAGAAGGTATATTGCCACCAGGCAGATTTATCGCTTTTACAGAAGAGACCCATTTGATTGTTGAAATTGGAGCATGGATACTGAAACAAACGTGTATCGATCTTGTAGGATTACGTAAAGAAGGGTTGTTTGAGGGTACCGTTTCGATCAATATTTCAGGTGTACAAATTGAATATAGTGATTTTCTCACTACTTTAAAAGAGACGATTGCTGAGACAAAAGTTGATCCATCGATGCTGGAAATGGAAGTAACAGAGTCATTTATTATGCATGATCCTGAAAGGTGGATTGCACTTTTAAAAGAGATGCAAAATTTAGGGATGAATATTGCCATTGATGATTTTGGAACAGGGTACTCTTCTTTGAGTTATTTACGTAAATTGCCTATTAATAAACTCAAAATAGATATGTCTTTTGTCAAAGATATTCCTAAACTTGAAGACGCATGTGCTATTGTTAACTCTATCATTACGTTAGCTCAAACGATGAAAATTACCACTTTAGCAGAAGGTATTGAACACCAAGAACAAGAGACATATTTGTTTGAGAATGGGTGTGAGCAAGGGCAAGGATATCTCTATGCTAAACCGATGAGTCTTAGAGACCTCAGAATTTGGATTAAAAAACAGTAA
- a CDS encoding sensor histidine kinase, translating to MRNLTFFFHQSWYAMFNKMTFSRFLTFVTVLLLAATLLFYLFFSHTKNEIATSFERTGVEEVEEISQNISRYILSSNDSINLYTALRENPKLREGLERFLTTFKTQKIQNIFIIDKPDTDSILFRVLLDGGQEKSDKFQFEELFEPEDTSWEDVIRFREAKVIYQKDRVDALWATLLYPIVQKDGRVAILALDFSKKHYQKVISFLVGLERFLKAMVPFLLFIFLVMLIVIRIDKEREKEKIKAQKALEELNLTLEERVVQEVEKNRQKDQQLIQQSRLASMGEMISMIAHQWRQPLSAISSTVQGLHLKLTLKKFDETLFIEKLNDVNRYAQYLSQTIDDFRQFFKPSKAKDKVSLEEVIEKVLGIIGVSLENKKIKLIMEYNSNEYIMTYANELMQVLLNLIKNAEDVLLENKIENPWIKIATYKNDGSVIVSISDNGGGISSAVIERIFEPYFSTKNKKDGTGLGLYMSHKIIEEHCGGNLCASNGLDGAIFTVTLPRSSLVS from the coding sequence GTGAGAAATTTAACATTTTTCTTCCACCAGAGTTGGTACGCTATGTTCAATAAGATGACATTCTCACGTTTCCTTACTTTTGTTACGGTACTCCTTTTAGCAGCAACATTACTTTTTTATCTTTTCTTCTCACATACAAAAAATGAGATTGCGACAAGTTTTGAGAGAACAGGTGTTGAAGAAGTTGAGGAGATATCCCAAAATATATCACGTTATATTTTAAGTTCTAATGACTCGATAAATCTCTATACAGCATTAAGAGAAAACCCCAAGTTAAGAGAAGGATTAGAGCGCTTTCTTACTACGTTTAAAACACAAAAAATTCAAAATATTTTTATCATAGATAAGCCAGATACAGACTCTATTTTGTTTCGAGTTCTTCTTGATGGTGGACAGGAAAAAAGTGACAAATTTCAGTTTGAAGAGCTTTTTGAGCCAGAAGATACTTCATGGGAAGATGTGATTCGTTTTCGAGAAGCAAAAGTGATTTATCAAAAAGATAGAGTCGATGCTCTTTGGGCAACGCTGTTATATCCTATCGTTCAAAAAGATGGTCGTGTCGCTATTTTAGCACTGGATTTTTCTAAAAAACATTATCAAAAAGTTATTTCATTTCTTGTGGGTTTAGAGAGGTTTCTCAAAGCCATGGTTCCTTTCTTACTTTTTATTTTCTTGGTGATGCTCATTGTAATCCGCATTGACAAAGAGAGGGAAAAGGAGAAAATTAAGGCTCAAAAAGCTCTTGAAGAACTCAACCTTACATTAGAAGAGCGTGTTGTTCAAGAAGTAGAAAAAAATAGGCAAAAAGATCAACAACTCATTCAGCAATCCCGTCTTGCTTCAATGGGTGAGATGATCAGTATGATTGCGCATCAATGGAGACAGCCTCTAAGTGCTATTAGCTCAACTGTGCAAGGATTGCATTTAAAACTTACTTTGAAAAAATTTGATGAGACACTCTTTATTGAAAAACTGAACGATGTTAATCGTTACGCACAATACCTTAGCCAAACAATCGATGATTTTAGACAATTTTTTAAACCAAGTAAGGCAAAAGATAAAGTAAGTTTAGAAGAGGTTATTGAGAAGGTTTTAGGAATTATTGGTGTCTCTTTAGAAAACAAAAAGATTAAGTTAATCATGGAGTATAACTCTAATGAATACATAATGACATATGCCAATGAACTGATGCAGGTTTTGCTGAATCTCATTAAAAATGCAGAAGATGTTCTTCTTGAGAATAAGATAGAAAATCCTTGGATTAAAATAGCAACGTATAAAAATGATGGTAGTGTGATTGTGTCAATCAGTGATAATGGCGGAGGAATTTCAAGTGCTGTTATCGAGCGTATTTTTGAGCCCTATTTTAGTACAAAAAACAAAAAAGACGGTACAGGATTGGGGCTTTATATGAGCCATAAAATTATTGAAGAGCATTGTGGTGGAAATTTATGTGCATCAAATGGTTTAGATGGTGCTATTTTCACAGTTACTTTACCCCGCTCATCGCTTGTAAGTTAA
- the cytX gene encoding putative hydroxymethylpyrimidine transporter CytX, protein MMEEKTTLSGFGLFALWFGAAVSMAEIFTGGLLAPLGFEQGLKAILLGHLIGGLILILGGYIGAQSKLPAIMSTRISFGHYGSYLFSLLNVFQLIGWTAVMIISGGRAANELGVALFGFDSINTWAIAIGIFIGLWIWLGKVGFQKLNVVAVVLLFVLTLILCGVVFKEGNILLAAPTDEMSFGAALELSIIMPLSWLPLISDYTRFAKSRKSGLVGSFMGYFIGSSLMYAIGLAIALYAKDASVGSMMMTLNLGFAALGIVLLSTITTTFLDAYSAGVTFTNIFPQMSERKIAFAMAIIGLLIAIFTPIEQYETFLYAIGSVFGPLFAILLSDYFIFKKEQIEPSLSLHIGALIVWAIGVGLYYWFMTFDLPLGSTLPTMLATSMIFIITKKVMATWTFKIN, encoded by the coding sequence ATGATGGAAGAAAAAACAACTTTAAGTGGTTTTGGGCTCTTTGCACTTTGGTTTGGTGCTGCTGTTTCAATGGCGGAGATTTTTACGGGTGGACTTTTAGCGCCATTAGGGTTTGAGCAAGGATTAAAAGCTATTCTGTTAGGGCATCTGATTGGTGGATTGATTTTAATCTTAGGTGGTTATATTGGAGCTCAAAGTAAACTTCCAGCCATTATGTCCACACGCATCTCTTTTGGTCATTATGGCTCCTACCTTTTCTCACTTCTCAATGTTTTTCAACTCATTGGTTGGACGGCTGTGATGATTATTTCTGGTGGACGTGCTGCTAATGAACTTGGAGTTGCACTTTTTGGATTTGACAGTATCAATACATGGGCAATTGCTATTGGGATTTTTATAGGTCTGTGGATTTGGCTTGGAAAAGTAGGGTTCCAAAAACTCAATGTTGTAGCTGTTGTTCTTCTTTTTGTTCTCACACTAATTTTATGTGGAGTTGTTTTTAAAGAAGGCAATATTTTACTAGCTGCACCCACAGATGAAATGAGTTTTGGAGCTGCATTAGAGCTTAGCATCATTATGCCTCTATCATGGCTTCCTCTGATTTCTGATTATACACGTTTTGCTAAGAGTAGAAAATCTGGCCTTGTTGGTAGTTTTATGGGGTATTTTATCGGTAGTTCATTGATGTATGCGATTGGCTTAGCGATTGCATTGTATGCAAAAGACGCAAGTGTAGGCTCTATGATGATGACGCTCAATTTAGGATTTGCTGCGCTTGGAATTGTACTTCTTTCTACCATTACAACAACATTTCTTGATGCGTATTCAGCAGGGGTGACATTTACCAATATTTTCCCGCAAATGAGCGAGCGAAAAATTGCTTTTGCAATGGCTATTATTGGGCTTTTGATTGCTATTTTTACTCCTATTGAGCAGTATGAAACCTTTTTATATGCTATAGGTTCAGTTTTTGGACCGTTATTTGCCATTTTGCTAAGTGATTATTTTATCTTTAAAAAAGAGCAAATTGAGCCTTCTTTGTCGTTGCACATAGGAGCACTCATCGTTTGGGCGATTGGAGTAGGGCTCTATTATTGGTTTATGACGTTTGATTTACCACTCGGTTCAACGCTTCCTACGATGCTTGCAACAAGCATGATATTTATTATTACGAAAAAGGTTATGGCAACATGGACATTCAAGATCAATTGA